From Aegilops tauschii subsp. strangulata cultivar AL8/78 chromosome 5, Aet v6.0, whole genome shotgun sequence:
gcagtccgggaaggacacgaggcttccacgagggtgggaggcgcgccccctgcctcgtgggcacctcgtgtgctctccggactccgttttcttgtacgatacttcttttggtcggtaaaaattcattatataatctcccgaaggttttgaccaccgtatcacgcaattatcctctgtttttgtttcgagctattttctgtcagggttgtcaaggccaggcatcatgtcgtcccccttctccaacaatggtgacaacgatgcttggctaatgaaaatagagctgaagagggaagaacccatggagatcaacaaggatgaagggatcaagaaggccacggaggaccatgCTCCAGCAGTAGAAGAAGAAGACACCCCTCCACCTCATCaaaatcttcttaccccaactgagattgaagctttcaagatgattgagttagctcgtatacaaaacaagtatctcacacgtgaaaatattttgttgaaggagcatatcgtcgcactcaagggcattatccgcaagttggaggatctcttacgctcgatgtgcgactatccatcatcaccaccatcttcttcaccagcaaaggagatataatcacatgggtatgggcactccccttggcaactgccaagcttgggggaggtgccccggtatcgtatcaccatcacactcctatctttaccgttttcttagttcgatccttttggtaatatcttgatctagtagaataaagttttagtatgatttagttttgagtttttgcCTTATGATCCCTCTACGTAAtggagtccgtgagctatataataaagattagtgttgagtcaagggcttgactatcttgctatgatcttgagggaataaaataaaaagaaagaataaaaagaaataaagagatcatattgatcttatggagagtaatgacttcacatataaagagtatgatgattaaaagttgttgagagttgacaaacatagttttggtcatcgttgcaattaataggaagtaataaggaaagagatgttctacatataaatatactatcttggacatctttatgattgtgagcactcattaaaatatgacatgataaagagttgatgttggacaagcaagacaacgtaatgggttatgttttcttgcatctgaaataaagtatattgtcatggatcatccaacatgttgagcttgcctttctccctcatgatatccaattctttgcaccaagtagagatactacttgtgcttccgaatacccttaaaccaagttttgccatgagagtccaccatatgtacctatggattgagtaagatccctcaagtaagttgtcatcgttgcatgcaataaaaattgctctctaaatatgtatgacttattagtgtggagaaaataagctttatacgatcttgtgatgtggaagaaataaaagcgacggactgcataataaaggtccatatcacaagtggcaatataaagtggcgttcttttgcattaagatttcgtgcatccaaccaaaagcacatgacaacctctgcttccctctgcaaagggcctatcttttacttttattttctacccttatgcaagagtcatggtgatcttcacctttcctttttacattttatcctttggcaagcacattgtgttggaaagatcctgatatatatatccaattggatgtaaggtagcatgagctattattgttgacgttacccttgaggtaaaaggttgggaggcgaaactataagcccctatctttctttgtgtccgattaaaactccatacccataagtattgtgtgagtgttagcaattgtgaaagactaaatgatagttgagtatgtggacttgctggaaagctcttacatagactctttccgatgttatgataaattgcaattgcttccaTGACTGAGATtttagtttgttagttttcaatgaagtttctgattcatacttgacattgtgaagattattacttgagcataagaaaccatatgacaatatttatatatgttgctgttataagaatgatcatgatgccctcgtgtccgtattttattttatcgacacctctatctctaaacatgtggacatatttatcgctatcggcttccgcttgaggacaagcgaggtctaagcttgggggagttgatacgtccattttgcatcatgcttttatatcattatttattgcattatgggctgttattacacattatgtcacaatacttatgcctattctctcttattttacaaggtttatatgaagagggagaatgccggcagctgggattctgggctggaaaaggagcaaatattagagacctattctgcacagctccaaaagtcctggaacttcacggaagtcatttttggaattaataaaaaatactggcgaaagaatccaccagagggggcccacaccctggccacgagggtggggggcgcgcccgcctgcctcatgggccccctggcaggcctccggtgcccatcttctgctatatgaagtctttcgtccgagaaaaagcataagcaagctttcgggaagaaactccgccgccacgaggcggaaccaatctatggctccggcagagctgttctgtcggggaaacttccctccgggagggggaaatcattgccatcgtcagggggtcaatcttcatcaacatcttcaccagcaccatctcctctcaaaccctagttcatctcttgtatccaatctttgtcccaaagcctcagattggtacctgtaggtttttagtagtgttgattactccttgtagttgatgctagttggtttacttggtggaagatcatatgttcagatccattatgcatatcaatacccctctgattatgaacatgaatatgatttgtgagtagttacgtttgttcccgaggacatgggagaagtcttgctataagtagtcattgtgaatttggtattcgttcgatattttgatgagatgtatgttgtctttcctctagtggtgttatgtgaacgtcgactacatgacacttcaccattgtttgggcctagaggaaggcattgggaagtaataagtagatgatgggttgctagagtgacagaagcttaaaccctatttcatgcgttgcttcgtaaggggctgatttggatccatatgtttcatgctatggttaggtttaccttactacttattttgtagttgcggatgcttgcaataggagttaatcataagtggagtgcttgtccaagtaagggcagcacccaagcaccggtccacccacatatcaaattatcaaagtaccgaacgcgaatcatatgagcgtgatgaaaactagcttgacgataattcccatgtgtcctgggagcgcttttctctatataagagtttgtccaggcttgtcctttgctacaaaaaggattgggccatcttgctgcactttatttacacttgttacttgttacccgttacaaattaccttatcacaaaactatctgttaccgataatttcagtgcttgcagagaataccttgctgaaaaccacttatcatttccttctgctcctcgttgggtttgacactcttacttatcgaaaggactatgatagatcccctatacttgtgggtcatcagcggcAGCTatatcaacatcctctaccgcgacaccatgaCCAAGCTTGGCATCGAGGCAAGGCAGGTGGAGCCGACCCGGATGGTGTTCCACGGCATCGTGCCAGGTCTCTCCTGCTCCCCGATCGGCTGGATCCGGCTTGACGTCCTGTTCGGCACCAGCGACCACTTCTGGTGCGAGCCcatctggtttgaggtggtggacctgtccaTCCCTTACCACGCGCTGCTAGGTCGGCCCGCGCTGGCGATGTTTATGGCGGTTCCCCACTACGCCtacttgaagatgaagatgtcggGTCCCAAGGGCCTCATCACTATTGCCGGTGACTACAAGAAATCCCTGGAGTGCGCTCGAGCCATCGCCAAGTTGACCGAGTCGCTGGTCATAGCTGAGAAGTGGCGCCAACTCGACCGGATCGTGGCGCTGGCCGGCGAGCAGCAGGCTATGCCGGCTCCGGCCAGGGAGTCGGTTGGCGAGGTCTCATTCCAGCCGTCTAAGGACACCAAGAAGATCCCGCTCAACCGGGCCAACCCCAACTGCAGCCAACACGTGGTTGTGGGCACCCACCTCAGccgcaaataggaaggcgagctcgtcaacttcctccatgagaatcgggatatctttgcatggtccctaaaggacatgccgggtgtttcGAGGAAATACGCCGAGCACAAACTAAGCGTCTACAAGGATGCCAAGCCTGTCCGCCAACCCCTACACTGCTTTTCTGAGGAGAAGCGAAGAACCATAAGGCACATAGTCCGCTATGAGAAAAGGTACAATTCAAATTCAATCTCAACTCTTCAGTTTTAATGCAGCCCATGATTCAATAAAAAAATGCATACATATATGTACATAGCATCAACCCCAACATTCAAAAATACAAAACCAGGGGTGGGTCATATCTCTCTTCCTCAAAAACATGACAAGTAGAAAATTGTTTGCTCGGAAAACCATTCAGTGACTAACACACTAATTTAATACCGCCGGTGCACACCACTTTAACCTATACACATAAAATAAACACAGATGACATTTTACTAAATCTAAAAtgggaagaaaagaaaaaacacaTAAATCATGGAAAAACGCCACATACTTGGCTGctcctctcctccccctccccttctCGCTCCCAAACAATCACCGCCACCTGACATAAAGAAAGAAACAGATGTCACAAAAACAAATGActgaaaaaagaaagaaagaatgaAAACAATGACTGATATAAATCGAAACTAGCTGTCAAAATATACATACTAAAACTAATACAGATATCAACTATAAACTGCTAAAACATAAAACAAATGTACAAATCTGCCACTGAGTCTAGCAAAAAAACACTAATAAAAAAAACCTGAACAAAAAACACATGGTCTACGCTGATTCATCTCTGAGTTGCTTCTCCATTTATATTCAGTTGTTTGCATATAAAAAAAGTTGATTCACAACTCTTAGAAAAGTTGAGTTCAGcctgcaacaagtagaccacatgCTCACAAAAAAGACAAACACAAAAAATCTAGCAGATCATATAAAATCTGAATCACAACACTGAATCTTTCTGAACATTTATCTTTCTGAATCTGTATCTACTGTGAATTTAGCAGAGCATGTAAAATCTGAATCACAACACTGAATCTTTCTGAACATTTATGTTCTGAATCTGTATGTACTGGGAATTTAGCAGAGCATGTAAAATCGGCCCCATTAAACAAACTACACACCACATGGCACTGAAAAAATCTTTCTGAATCATCCGTGAGTCTATCAGAGAGATTGAACAAAAATCTGCTCCATCCATCAAACCCTAACACTGAAATAAACACCCCCACCTACCAAAAAAAGAGGCTATAATCTATACAAAAATAAGCAGTGACACACTCAATTCTTTATCAATCCTTATCTACACACGAAATCCCCACCTCACCAGCAGAACCACTCCACCCACCACTAGATAGATCGAAAAACACAGACAGAAAAAAGGAGCCTCGTGCTTCTAACAATCAGGGGGATTGCGAGCGGGCAAAAAGCCTTTCCTAAAAATCGATGGACACACAAACAAAAAGAAACAAACTCATGGAGGCATTGGAAGCACGAACCCTAGATCGATTAACACACAAAAACAACCCATAAACTAGATACTAGATCTGTGAGCAAACCACATACACAAAGAAAGAAGAGAAGAAAGGGGAGAACAACAgatgcaactcactccaatgcgTCTCTCTCTTCTTGTAGCTCTCCAAAAGTCGCCGTCACCAGAAGCATGTGAAGAGGACAAAACTGAATCGCCGCCCATTAATTCACGAACCTGCTCCCACAGAGACAAAAAACGGCCCGCCAGCCCAACCAACAACGGCCCGCTACGCAAAATCCACGGGAAAGAACGGGCCGCGAGACAGGCAACGGCACCAGCGACGCGAGCGCGCACGAAGCAGGACGAACAAAGTTGTACGCGCGAATCTCAAAGACAGGACAAAATCCAATGGCTATGCATTTAGATGTGAGATAGctatttcacatctagatgtgaaatagCAAACCTGAATTAATTATACTTGGGGCCCAAGTTGTGCATTATTTTCCAGTTTGGAAGCATGATGAAGGGCAGTAGATATGAATGGTGTATTTTATAAACAACAACTTTAGAAACAGAGGCACTCCTGAACCATGTTTATCTCGGGGTGCATGACTTTCAAGTAGTGCACCTATGTGTGGGTTAATGAAAAAACCACTTTGAGTGATCCTTCCTTTAGAGACATAGCTTTCATAGGCCAGAAAACAAAAACTGTCCTTGCTGCCGATTTGCGTCGATCATCCGCGGATAAAATGTCTGACGGCACAGCTAGATAGATTCGTTCATTGataaataatactccctccgttcctttatataaggtgtatttgttttttgaaaagtcaaacaagtgcaagtttgaccaagtttttagaaaaatgtatcaacattcacaatacgaaatttatatcatttgatcCATCATAAAAAGTAGTTTCATATTTTATCTACTAGGTATTGCAAATGTTTTTATTTTATTCTATAATCTTGGTCAAACATTCAAATGGTTGACTTGCACGGAAACcaatacaccttatattctggaacggagggagtaaatcCAGTGAAACAGTGACAGAGAAGACCGTCACCACATGCCCAAATCCTAGAAAATTCCATGGCCAGCGTAGAACTTTGCATGGCTCAACGGCCATGGTATGGACACAAAGAGCACAAGAGAAAGCACAGGAGAGGAACGAAGTGGTTTACCTACACCCACAGAGTTGGACTGAGTGGAGTCTCACGACGGAGAATCAAGAGGAGGGAGTTGGGGGACGGGCAGAGGTGCATCTAGGGTTCGACGCCGCTGCAACTCGGGGGAGAAGATGGCCGGGCTGGGATTCCCAAGGCAGGTGCATACACCCTGCCGCGGCAACCTTTGTGATGTGCCGGATCTGGACTCCCTCCGGCCCGGGAGTGCGGCGTCCGAGGGTACCCACCGCACGGCCGCGTCGTAGTGGTCGACCGCACGACTGTGTGAGGACCCTCTCTGTGCCGTCCCCTCCTTCCTCAGTGGAACATGGCTGAGGAAGTGATTTGGGACAAGGTCGGGGATTggtcttcggcggcggcggcggccatctCGAGCCCCTTCCGTCACGGCCGCGTGAGAGCAGATTCGGGAGCCGCTTCCTTGACGAGCATGCGCACgtcaaggacgtggagctccaccGCCTAACCTTGGCAATCTGCAAGCAACAGCCTCCACCAGTAGGTAAGCATGTGGAAATGGTACAGACAAACCTTAAGGAATTAGGAAGCAGAGAGTTGCTTGAGCACATCCAACCAGGAGAGACAAATAGACAATACTCTGTGTTAGCTAGCTTGATTTTTTTTAGCAAGTGGCAGATATGATTAAGCCAACAAACAACTTGCTAGCTTAATCTTGTAGTATTGTATTTGGTTGGGTACAACTGCTACTATGTCTCATCTGGCCGGCGACGACCAAACCAAGATACGAACTCATTTGTAGCTTTGGTGCTTGGAAGGATGACTGAAGTTGCATGATGATATTATATATTCAGAACAGATGTGGATAACCATGCAAAGaaagtactcccttcgttcctaaatataagtctttgtagagattccactataaactacatacggatgtatatagatacaTTTTAAGTAtggattcattcattttgttccgtatgtagtccacctagtggaatctctaaaaaacttacatttaggaacggagggaataGTAATTAAGTACTAACAAAATTTCGAGTGTACCTTGATTCTTACTTTTCAAAATCAAAACGCAGATGCTGTCCCGGACATATTATCCTCTCCTCAATAGAAATGCTCGTTACCAATTAATCCTTTAAAGAGCCACCAATATAATTAAGCTTGTCCTGCTGCAGGCTGCAGCTGATGAATTATGTAGAAGAGGCATCCATCTGAATCTGAAAGAAAGAAATAAACCACTAAGAGGCAACAAGTAGTCGTTATGGGAGATTTTGTAGATAAAACATGTGAATGGAAACTACAACAACaagaaggagaggatgaggaaGCTGCGGTGCTGCGCGTCGCGTCGGCCGGGGCACCTTCGTGACCTCcgacccccgccgccgccccgactcGACCTCCGACCCATTCCGCTGCCGCCCCAAGTCGACGACCTCTTCCCGCTCTGGCCCGGCTCCGCCACCGGTGGCTCATCGACGACCTCCTCCCGGATAAGTTCAATCATAGCCCAGATCCGaggccgccgccgttgcgcagcAAACTCTGTCCGGTGATGGGAGAAGCGTGGGGGTGGTGAGGTGGCTGAGCGGGAGATAGGGGAAGGTAGGGGTCGGCAGCTGTGGAGCGGGAGATGGGGGCGGCGGCGCATCGTGAAGAGGGAAAAGAGTGGTCGCATCGGGACAGGGTGGATCGAGAGCAGGGGTGGCCTATGTTTTTTTTTTTTCTGCCGGGAGAGGTGGTGAGAGCTGATGCGAAAAAAAAAACAAAGAGGAGGGAGGTTAGGAGTAGAGTCAATTGGATTTTTCATTAAaatctgttatttgtttcctTAGAATttgttatttgtttcctaaagcaaattgcattgaTGAGATGGATCGCTTGATTTGGATAAGTTAGGATCTATGTCTTATATACAATGGGAAAGTGTTTGTTTACAAGGAAATAGTGAAGAAAAAGTAAACCGGTTGGATGGTGGGAGCGGAGACGGAAAAAAACCAGCGAAAAAAAGGTTGAAAGTGGTGGGATGAAAATAAATCATGGAGACTATTCACCAACTCAGACATTATGAATAGAGATTATGGGTACACCGGTGGAATAACTAAAAGAAATATTATGGTCTTAAGAAATTCTACATAAAGGACTTGAGGTAAAAGGTAGAATAATTAAAAGGAAGGATCTATAGGCTTCAATATGTTGGGGTTACTAAATTGGAAAGGGAAGGATTTAATTCCCAACTAAAACGGGTGACGATGTCATGGTAATTAATGAAATCATTTATACTTAAATTCCATTAAATATACTTAAATGGAATCCGTGGGAGATTATGCCCGGCAAAGAAAATATTAACACGGCTAAATTGCAACATATTTTTTTATGTTCATTTTATAGAAGGATGTTGTGTTGCAATGAATCCGGTGCTGTGGGACATTATGCTTACATAAAACATCATTTtttccgttgcaacgcacaggcatatgtgctagtctctaaaaaagacttatattaggaatggagggagtataagtTTATTTTTCGTGAGTGTTCTATAAATTCCATAGTATTTTAGAATTCCAGAACATCTATTTTAGAATTCCATAGTATTTTTTGTGAGCATAACCACATGGAGACCGATCTATATTTGTGATCATCCAATGACCACATAAAGATCAACCAACTTATAATCACATGACTTGAGGGTTCTATAGGATATTTTACTAGGATTTACTGTTGACCCATATGCTACTTGTGACTTGCGTTGGGATTTTCCCCGAAAAAAAGGTGAAGCAATATAGTAGCGGATAATATTTCCCTCggtgagaaccaaggttatcgaaccaatagaaAAATCACATAAACATCTAGtgaacaacacctacacacaagagcaaatacttgcgcccaacgcgggcaagagggttgtcaatccctttgaACTCGTTACTTATAAGAACTAGTagagtgcccgtgcgttgccacgggctcttGAAATAGTTTACCAGAGTTACATGTTAAAATCCACACATACAAACAATATAAC
This genomic window contains:
- the LOC109744687 gene encoding uncharacterized protein, yielding MTKLGIEARQVEPTRMVFHGIVPGLSCSPIGWIRLDVLFGTSDHFWCEPIWFEVVDLSIPYHALLGRPALAMFMAVPHYAYLKMKMSGPKGLITIAGDYKKSLECARAIAKLTESLVIAEKWRQLDRIVALAGEQQAMPAPARESVGEVSFQPSKDTKKIPLNRANPNCSQHVVVGTHLSRK